A genomic region of Candidatus Kapaibacterium sp. contains the following coding sequences:
- a CDS encoding alpha-amylase family glycosyl hydrolase: MLQGYLSIVEKRLKELKKKKRKEFAYHIPKLWHDTDEIGSENVNPFDFYLNKIEAIRNSENQSVTNPHKPIIYNMFLRYTATFDHNADGTIGIEPLETGFRETGTFLKGIALLPYIKSLGTTIIYLLPVTSIGIDEKKGTLGSPYAIRNPLKIEETLGEPILDIDIEVQFKAFVEAVHMAGIKLVTEFVFRTASVDSDLSLEHPDWFYWISDKINNRAKDAKNEKQYGPPIFNNHELSTIKNKIKSGDLKHLPPPHQVFKDMFTETPKKVARVETKIRGLLNKKVEVRIPCAFADWPPDDVQPVWSDVTYTRMYEHSNFNYIAYNTVRMYDLALAKENYEVKELWDFIADIIPYWQQNFGLDGMMIDMGHALPEKLRKRIISEARKDKPDFIIWEENFVPSKQSADEGYDCVVGYLPFDAHNPERIKDLIRRFQHNDFAVDFFATPENHNTPRAASRFDDSNFSAMIYALCMVLPVPQFIHSGFELGEQNPVNTGLGFTIEQIEKFPAETLPLFSNIEMNWLNRQNIINAIKSVNEFYAKYPEIFSQEYEFMLLESSQDVVAFLRRAKSCNSELLFVANFNPESPQSVQISSMEGNIRFESNSGQSYEVEDGRLNFNLNSFEFVFGFLEQAVKE; the protein is encoded by the coding sequence ATGTTGCAGGGCTATTTGAGCATTGTTGAGAAAAGACTAAAAGAACTGAAAAAAAAGAAACGCAAGGAATTTGCTTATCATATACCAAAATTATGGCATGATACGGATGAAATCGGCTCAGAAAACGTGAATCCATTCGATTTTTATTTGAATAAAATTGAAGCCATTCGCAATTCCGAAAATCAAAGCGTGACAAATCCTCACAAGCCGATTATTTATAATATGTTCTTGAGATATACAGCAACATTTGACCACAATGCCGACGGTACAATCGGTATAGAGCCACTTGAAACGGGTTTCAGAGAGACGGGCACTTTCCTGAAAGGCATCGCATTACTCCCATATATCAAATCGCTCGGCACTACAATCATATATTTACTCCCGGTGACTTCAATCGGAATTGACGAAAAGAAAGGAACGCTTGGTTCGCCATACGCAATACGCAATCCCCTGAAAATTGAAGAAACACTCGGCGAGCCAATTTTGGACATTGATATCGAAGTGCAATTTAAAGCATTTGTCGAGGCAGTTCATATGGCGGGAATTAAGTTGGTCACTGAATTTGTATTCAGGACTGCGTCTGTGGATAGCGACCTATCGCTCGAGCATCCCGATTGGTTCTATTGGATAAGCGATAAAATCAACAACAGAGCAAAGGATGCGAAAAATGAAAAGCAATATGGTCCGCCGATTTTCAATAATCATGAACTTTCGACGATTAAAAATAAAATAAAATCCGGCGACTTAAAGCACTTGCCGCCACCGCACCAAGTTTTCAAAGATATGTTCACCGAAACACCCAAGAAAGTTGCGCGCGTAGAAACAAAGATTCGCGGCTTACTCAACAAAAAGGTTGAAGTGCGGATTCCCTGTGCATTTGCGGATTGGCCCCCCGACGATGTGCAGCCTGTCTGGAGCGACGTAACTTACACACGAATGTATGAGCATAGCAATTTCAATTATATCGCATATAATACTGTGCGGATGTACGATTTGGCATTGGCTAAGGAAAATTACGAGGTGAAAGAGCTATGGGATTTCATTGCCGATATCATCCCCTATTGGCAGCAAAATTTCGGATTGGACGGAATGATGATAGATATGGGGCATGCACTCCCCGAAAAACTTCGCAAACGAATTATCAGCGAAGCCCGAAAAGACAAACCCGACTTCATTATTTGGGAGGAAAATTTTGTACCATCGAAGCAATCTGCCGATGAAGGCTATGATTGTGTTGTGGGATATTTGCCCTTTGACGCACATAATCCCGAACGAATCAAAGATTTGATTAGACGATTCCAGCACAATGATTTTGCGGTTGATTTTTTTGCGACGCCTGAAAATCATAATACTCCAAGAGCGGCAAGCCGATTCGATGATTCAAACTTCTCGGCAATGATTTATGCACTATGCATGGTGCTTCCGGTGCCACAATTCATTCATTCAGGATTCGAGTTAGGCGAACAAAATCCGGTAAATACGGGATTGGGATTCACTATTGAGCAAATCGAAAAATTCCCTGCCGAAACGCTGCCCTTATTTTCCAATATTGAGATGAATTGGCTAAATAGGCAAAATATTATAAATGCGATTAAATCCGTTAACGAATTTTATGCAAAATATCCGGAAATATTCTCGCAAGAATATGAATTCATGTTATTGGAAAGCTCACAGGATGTTGTAGCATTTTTGAGACGTGCAAAAAGTTGTAACTCGGAATTGTTATTCGTGGCAAATTTCAACCCTGAATCGCCGCAATCAGTGCAAATTTCCAGCATGGAAGGAAATATTCGTTTCGAGAGCAATTCCGGTCAATCATATGAAGTTGAAGACGGCAGATTGAATTTCAATTTGAATTCATTTGAGTTTGTGTTTGGCTTTTTGGAGCAAGCTGTCAAAGAATAA
- a CDS encoding Txe/YoeB family addiction module toxin, which produces MIYNIEITEVAENDIRKLRKSGDKALLKKLNLLFDELREHPYTGSGQIEQLKFFKEPTFSRRINREHRLVYRVYDDTVVVIVLSCFGHYV; this is translated from the coding sequence ATGATATATAATATTGAAATTACAGAAGTTGCTGAGAATGATATCCGAAAACTTAGAAAGTCAGGTGATAAAGCATTACTTAAGAAATTGAATTTACTTTTTGATGAACTTAGGGAGCATCCTTATACGGGAAGTGGCCAAATAGAACAACTCAAATTTTTTAAAGAGCCTACATTTTCTCGGAGAATCAACAGGGAACACAGATTAGTTTATAGAGTTTATGATGATACCGTTGTTGTGATTGTTTTGAGTTGTTTCGGGCATTATGTTTAG
- a CDS encoding SpoIIE family protein phosphatase, which translates to MANSNFINLSSLLELSAKLYESSDKSSILNISLLSLMGKLLITSGVILSNESGRLVPIIQKGHTALDFYKLMNKFNPDKYVSIVESTELDSIRYIIPIRKQDKLYALICLSNPLIPHDLSEDEKKYIELLSSITANAINNSFMLESYKREKSVAERRSQLLSALYEVSRDFGSLLSHDEIIKTLSLTVMGQLTVSKFAVFIENDKKQFHKIIDRIGLEVSESLLRELLVCETATPIEKSDLSHEAYQFCVKKQIAVISPMKVQGNKIGVLLIGNRMNEQPFNSDNLIFIEAIGNTAMAALENERLFTEEIEKKRLESEISIALEIQKNLLPKSPPVTKNFDIFGFSLPTYQVGGDYFDYIKIDENRLLLAIADVSGKGIPASLIMANTQAALRVLARNQIDPVSIANQINSLLYENTSPDKFVTCFFGVLDQTNNQFTYLNAGHNPPYLFKSDNTMHELHEGGLILGFMEHDFGYNTGNIVLESGDLIIMFTDGVTESHNEKKEEYGEVRLINLIKEVKHLNSFDIAQAISADVKKFAGNAPQFDDITTIVLKCLG; encoded by the coding sequence ATGGCTAATTCGAATTTTATAAATCTGAGTTCATTGCTCGAACTTAGCGCCAAACTCTACGAAAGTAGCGACAAATCTTCAATCTTGAATATTTCCCTTTTAAGTTTGATGGGCAAATTGCTCATTACAAGCGGCGTAATTTTATCGAATGAATCAGGCAGATTAGTTCCGATTATCCAAAAAGGTCACACGGCGCTCGATTTTTATAAGCTGATGAATAAGTTCAATCCCGATAAATATGTTTCAATCGTCGAATCCACCGAATTAGACAGCATCAGATACATAATCCCAATTCGTAAGCAGGATAAACTCTATGCTTTGATTTGCTTGAGCAACCCGCTGATACCTCATGATTTGAGCGAAGATGAGAAAAAGTACATCGAGCTTTTGTCCTCGATTACTGCTAATGCTATCAATAATTCATTTATGCTCGAATCTTACAAACGCGAAAAAAGCGTCGCAGAACGGCGTAGCCAGCTTCTTTCGGCATTGTACGAAGTTAGCCGCGATTTCGGGAGTTTGCTATCTCATGATGAAATTATCAAAACTCTCTCACTCACCGTAATGGGTCAATTAACCGTTTCAAAATTTGCTGTTTTTATCGAAAATGACAAGAAGCAATTCCACAAAATTATTGACAGAATCGGGCTGGAAGTTTCCGAATCTTTGCTACGAGAACTGCTTGTATGCGAGACTGCGACGCCTATCGAAAAATCTGATTTGAGTCACGAAGCCTATCAATTCTGTGTCAAAAAGCAAATCGCTGTGATTTCGCCGATGAAAGTGCAGGGGAATAAAATCGGGGTTTTGTTGATTGGAAATCGGATGAACGAGCAGCCTTTTAATTCCGATAATCTGATTTTCATCGAAGCTATTGGCAATACTGCCATGGCAGCGCTCGAAAACGAGAGACTTTTTACTGAAGAAATCGAGAAAAAACGGCTTGAAAGCGAGATTTCGATTGCCCTCGAAATTCAGAAAAATCTATTGCCCAAAAGCCCGCCTGTCACAAAGAATTTCGATATTTTCGGCTTTTCATTGCCCACTTATCAGGTTGGGGGAGACTATTTCGATTATATCAAAATTGACGAAAATCGTCTCTTGCTCGCTATTGCTGATGTTTCGGGCAAAGGAATCCCTGCATCATTGATTATGGCAAACACTCAGGCAGCTTTGAGAGTGCTCGCACGCAACCAAATTGACCCCGTTTCAATTGCAAATCAAATTAATTCATTACTCTACGAAAACACAAGCCCCGACAAGTTTGTTACTTGCTTTTTCGGTGTGCTCGACCAAACTAATAATCAATTCACATATCTTAATGCAGGGCATAATCCGCCATATTTGTTCAAATCCGACAATACGATGCATGAATTGCACGAAGGCGGGCTGATACTGGGTTTTATGGAGCATGATTTTGGCTATAACACGGGAAATATTGTTTTGGAAAGTGGCGATTTAATCATTATGTTCACTGATGGTGTGACCGAGTCGCACAATGAAAAAAAAGAGGAATATGGCGAAGTAAGGCTGATTAATCTCATCAAGGAAGTAAAGCACCTCAATTCTTTCGATATCGCTCAAGCTATTTCAGCCGACGTTAAGAAATTTGCCGGTAATGCACCCCAATTCGATGATATAACAACTATCGTGTTGAAATGCTTGGGGTAG
- a CDS encoding thioredoxin family protein, with translation MYKLMISVIVLLLMSVSLSTAAEKAELGKAAPKFTLVDSKGGTHSLDNFAGKWVVLEWINFDCPFVVKHYKEKNMQNIQKQYTDKGVIWLGICSSAPGKQGNFDKNEINKRLSEMGVNMTAYLIDEDGTVGKKYEAKTTPHMFIINPEGELVYQGAIDSIRSTDIADNAKAENYVKKALDEGMSGKAISTKTSTPYGCSVKYAN, from the coding sequence ATGTATAAATTAATGATTTCGGTAATAGTTTTGCTTTTGATGAGCGTTTCGCTTTCAACGGCAGCAGAAAAAGCGGAGTTGGGTAAAGCAGCTCCAAAATTCACACTCGTGGACTCCAAAGGTGGAACTCATTCATTGGACAATTTTGCGGGTAAATGGGTTGTTTTGGAATGGATTAACTTCGATTGTCCCTTTGTAGTCAAGCACTACAAGGAAAAAAACATGCAAAATATTCAAAAACAATATACCGATAAAGGCGTGATTTGGTTGGGAATTTGCTCCTCTGCTCCCGGCAAACAAGGTAATTTCGACAAGAATGAAATAAACAAACGCTTGAGCGAAATGGGCGTAAATATGACAGCATATTTAATTGATGAAGATGGGACGGTCGGCAAAAAGTACGAAGCTAAAACAACGCCACACATGTTTATAATCAATCCCGAGGGCGAGCTTGTTTACCAAGGTGCGATAGACAGCATCCGCTCCACAGATATTGCGGACAACGCCAAAGCCGAAAATTATGTCAAAAAAGCACTTGACGAAGGAATGTCCGGCAAAGCTATTTCCACCAAAACAAGCACTCCATACGGTTGTTCAGTCAAATACGCAAATTGA
- a CDS encoding T9SS type A sorting domain-containing protein, translating to MKKKSFLVAAITTLLLCQFTPLWTQGEPKLLEEIWRRDDIDLTYFTVCKQGRMIVMSKYNSKPKLTTLYLIDLKTGENVYVTDSETEMYLFTNYLGDKFYVYNQVDEILREYDTKSKSLSRELLNIPIDGVGTYFISPDNEFISYSSPRQMIYFSDLNTGIVKDSLHIGSQQSMISFGKEFTNDSRYFNFTSFWIIKNGPGLFQIYDRQTKEIIFRASTPQGSHFPYQYFNTSNKMAFPEEVKLPGDDKVYSYIRIFDPDTRTIVKNIRISEYPNLSFTISMDDTKIIYRVNDPQLKYVNQIYNLKEDRFESLKFRASGPFLADSNAWYSRTGLALIAYKFDGTVGVEDAMSQESNKVYPNPSNGIVSLNITPEFVMGKWNVSDMQGRILRKGLIGHASVLEINIADLVPGTYFITVIGTDNKQSHKIIKF from the coding sequence ATGAAAAAGAAATCATTCCTTGTAGCCGCTATCACGACATTATTACTATGCCAATTCACTCCTTTATGGACGCAAGGCGAACCCAAATTGCTTGAAGAGATTTGGAGACGAGATGATATTGACCTGACATATTTTACTGTTTGCAAACAAGGCAGGATGATTGTTATGTCAAAGTATAATTCAAAGCCTAAATTAACGACTCTTTATCTTATTGATTTGAAAACCGGAGAAAATGTGTATGTGACAGACTCAGAAACTGAGATGTACTTATTTACAAATTATTTAGGTGACAAATTTTACGTTTATAATCAAGTTGATGAAATATTAAGAGAATATGACACAAAATCTAAATCACTCTCGAGGGAATTATTAAACATTCCAATTGATGGTGTCGGCACATATTTTATATCTCCCGATAATGAATTTATCAGTTACAGCTCTCCAAGACAGATGATTTACTTTAGTGACTTGAATACAGGAATAGTGAAGGATAGCTTACATATCGGAAGTCAGCAAAGTATGATAAGCTTTGGTAAAGAATTTACTAATGATAGCAGGTATTTCAATTTTACTTCTTTCTGGATTATAAAAAATGGTCCGGGTTTATTTCAAATATACGATAGGCAGACAAAGGAAATAATATTCAGAGCCAGTACTCCGCAAGGTAGCCACTTCCCTTATCAATATTTCAACACATCAAACAAAATGGCATTTCCTGAAGAGGTGAAACTTCCGGGTGACGACAAAGTTTATAGTTATATCCGTATATTCGACCCTGACACAAGAACTATAGTGAAGAATATTAGAATCAGCGAGTATCCAAACTTATCCTTTACGATTAGTATGGACGATACTAAGATAATATACCGAGTAAACGATCCCCAACTAAAATATGTAAACCAAATATATAATTTGAAAGAAGATAGATTTGAATCTTTAAAATTTCGAGCTTCAGGACCTTTCTTAGCAGATTCAAATGCTTGGTATTCAAGGACCGGTCTTGCATTGATAGCATATAAATTTGACGGGACTGTGGGAGTAGAAGATGCAATGTCTCAAGAATCTAACAAGGTCTATCCCAACCCATCAAATGGTATTGTTTCATTAAATATAACTCCTGAATTTGTGATGGGTAAATGGAATGTTAGCGATATGCAAGGCAGAATCTTGAGAAAGGGATTAATAGGTCATGCAAGTGTTCTTGAAATCAACATAGCGGATTTAGTACCCGGGACATATTTCATCACCGTCATCGGCACCGATAACAAGCAAAGCCATAAGATTATAAAATTTTGA
- a CDS encoding prevent-host-death protein — MIIISSREFRQNQKYYLDLIDKNEHVIIQRGKDKSYKISAVDADERLMSEAEFIEKIKKSIQQAKDGKLKLISKEHQNELLGL; from the coding sequence ATGATTATAATTAGCAGTCGCGAGTTCAGGCAAAATCAAAAATATTATCTTGATTTGATTGACAAGAACGAACATGTAATTATCCAGCGCGGAAAGGACAAATCGTATAAAATTTCTGCGGTAGATGCAGATGAACGCTTAATGTCTGAGGCGGAATTCATTGAGAAAATTAAAAAGTCAATCCAACAAGCTAAAGATGGCAAATTGAAACTAATTTCGAAAGAGCACCAAAATGAATTGCTCGGTTTATGA